Proteins encoded in a region of the Ornithodoros turicata isolate Travis chromosome 3, ASM3712646v1, whole genome shotgun sequence genome:
- the LOC135389926 gene encoding uncharacterized protein LOC135389926, whose protein sequence is MTPVKTKGKYDAGFKLRVIHFAERFSNRAAGSKFGLNESTIRGWRKVKNSTSAAPLQQSCHGDDFKLAHGVAPVFAAATPKSPPTPVVAKEFSYTPERQASPGRDVASDAFLYRKKQVRERATSSSRRSTTPSPQTFLKTHRRPKQRVFVGRSEYSNFPEVAIPFTVIAEKAIRALYRGPEVVTTSASRMTNREAFAGLLGLRPITLHDDGS, encoded by the coding sequence ATGACGCCGGTGAAGACAAAAGGCAAATACGACGCAGGTTTCAAACTCCGAGTGATTCACTTCGCCGAACGTTTCAGCAACCGTGCAGCTGgctcgaaatttggcctcaacGAGTCCACGATCCGAGGCTGGCGTAAAGTGAAGAACAGCACGTCCGCCGCTCCGCTCCAACAGTCATGCCACGGTGACGACTTCAAACTCGCCCACGGCGTTGCACCGGTATTCGCTGCGGCCACGCCGAAGTCACCCCCAACCCCGGTGGTCGCTAAGGAGTTCAGTTACACGCCTGAACGTCAAGCGAGCCCTGGAAGGGACGTCGCGAGCGACGCATTTTTATACCGGAAGAAACAAGTGCGCGAACGCGCCACGAGTTCGTCTCGAAGGAGTACCACTCCGtcgcctcagactttcctcaaAACGCATCGGCGACCCAAACAGAGGGTCTTCGTCGGACGATCGGAGTATAGCAACTTTCCCGAAGTCGCCATCCCGTTCACGGTGATCGCGGAGAAGGCGATCAGGGCTTTGTATCGAGGCCCCGAGGTGGTGACGACGTCAGCGTCACGAATGACCAACAGAGAGGCCTTCGCCGGTCTGCTGGGACTGCGGCCCATCACGCTACACGATGACGGATCGTAG
- the LOC135388124 gene encoding large ribosomal subunit protein eL24-like, whose translation MKIGLCSFSGYKIYPGHGKRMVKADGKTFHFLNAKCEASHMMRRNPRKVTWTVLYRRKHKKGLEEETAKKRTRRTAKFQRAIVGASLNDILAKRNMKPEVRKAQREQAIRAAKEKQRAQKVQKKTTTATAPKAAPKQKAAKPVQVKAPRVGGKR comes from the exons ATGAA GATCGGGCTGTGCTCGTTCAGCGGTTATAAAATCTACCCCGGCCATGGGAAACGAATGGTCAAAGCAGACGGGAAG ACTTTCCACTTCCTGAACGCTAAATGCGAGGCATCGCATATGATGCGCCGTAACCCGCGTAAGGTGACCTGGACGGTGTTGTACCGTCGCAAGCACAAGAAGGGTCTGGAGGAGGAGACGGCCAAGAAGAGGACTCGACGCACAGCCAAGTTCCAGAGGGCCATCGTTGGAGCTTCCCTCAACGACATCCTAGCCAAGAGAAACATGAAGCCCGAGGTGCGCAAGGCTCAGCGAGAACAGGCCATCCGTGCTGCCAAGGAGAAGCAGAGGGCCCAGAAAGTACAGAAAAAGACCACCACAGCCACC GCACCAAAGGCTGCCCCAAAACAGAAGGCTGCCAAGCCAGTGCAAGTAAAGGCACCGCGTGTGGGTGGAAAGCGCTGA
- the LOC135388121 gene encoding lambda-crystallin-like, with the protein MSKGKIGIVGSGLIGRSWAMLFASAGYDVALFDVDPAKIDEALADIEKQLKSLQDKRLLRGTLSAEEQHSLVHKAASLADCVRGSLHVQECVFENLELKQKVFEELDEKADDNVVLCSSSSCFPPSKFSANLKHRKQVIVGHPVNPPYYVPLVEIIPAPWTDPQVTSRTRAIMLDIGQKPVVLKKEVEGFVLNRIQYAILNECWRLIDDGVMDTADVDTVMSEGLGMRYAFLGPLETAHLNAQGMLEYCDKYAKGIVKVSETFGPVPSYDGATLEKVNAELVAKMPLQDLPKWRQWRDSQLAALSKLKRDASCSHK; encoded by the exons ATGAGCAAGGGGAAGATCGGCATCGTCGGAAG CGGCCTCATTGGCCGCAGCTGGGCAATGCTGTTTGCCAGCGCCGGCTACGACGTTGCCCTCTTCGACGTCGACCCCGCCAAAATCGATGAAGCTCTCGCCGATATCGAGAAACAGCTCAAATCGCTGCAAGACAAGCGCCTCCTCCGCGGAACCCTTTCTGCGGAAGAACAACACAGTCTTGTGCACAAGGCTGCCTCCTTGGCTGACTGCGTCCGCGGGTCCTTGCACGTTCAG GAATGTGTCTTCGAAAATCTCGAGTTGAAGCAGAAAGTATTCGAAGAGCTAGAcgaaaaagcagacgacaacgtgGTCCTGTGCAGTTCCAGCAGCTGCTTTCCCCCGTCAAAGTTCAGTGCCAATCTCAAGCACCGTAAGCAAGTCATTGTGGGACATCCG GTGAACCCTCCCTACTACGTCCCGTTGGTGGAAATCATCCCAGCTCCGTGGACAGATCCGCAGGTGACCTCGCGGACGCGAGCGATAATGCTGGACATCGGACAGAAACCCGTCGTGCTCAAGAAGGAAGTCGAAGGATTTGTACTCAACCGTATTCAGTACGCCATCCTCAACGAATGCTGGAGGCTCATTGAC GATGGAGTAATGGACACAGCAGACGTAGATACCGTCATGTCCGAGGGGCTGGGGATGAGGTATGCTTTCCTCGGACCGTTGGAAACTGCGCATCTAAACGCCCAAG GTATGCTGGAATATTGCGACAAATACGCCAAGGGCATCGTGAAGGTTTCCGAGACGTTCGGACCTGTTCCCAGCTACGACGGAGCAACTTTGGAGAAAGTGAATGCCGAGCTTGTGGCAAAGATGCCTCTACAAGACCTGCCAAAGTGGAGGCAATGGAGGGATTCCCAACTTGCTGCCCTATCGAAGCTCAAGCGGGATGCATCATGCTCCCACAAATAG
- the LOC135388122 gene encoding coelomocyte uptake defective protein 15-like, translated as MLTAVKNIAICTFVLLLCACHSSGSDYYGHGSIATHNFYLCEKGTCPSIDIWRNCSSILDRIYNVTSHFQRCALGSTLSSNMCETCVVQYGQAINLIHYVRNVGTDHALELCRQHFFSSGKFSVVSETFAHVIDFWKKPNCDKCFNKPVSDNSTYELSENTQKFNVLLNVTFRCMNATYTRTANASNVCVACRSAYDELNKFYDSLVRKSDDGGICFDTVAAMNRTRFLWGANQCSERHYNNLPLYITAGFFMLLAVLYYVCAFLLVNPRNTLLVQRKLFQRRRTTSSSAQNTAAKRRSTFYDNVVGNPHSINS; from the exons ATGCTTACAGCGGTGAAAAATATCGCCATTTGTACTTTTGTGCTGTTGCTTTGTGCGTGCCACTCCAGCGGTAGTGACTATTATGGACATGGATCTATCGCAACTCATAACTTCTACTTGTGCGAAAAAGGCACCTGTCCTTCGATCGACATATGGCGCAATTGCTCATCTATACTGGACCGTATTTACAACGTAACGTCACATTTCCAGCGCTGTGCACTTGGGAGCACATTATCGTCAAACATGTGTGAAACTTGTGTAGTTCAGTACGGTCAAGCCATAAACTTAATTCACTACGTTCGAAATGTT GGAACCGACCATGCGCTGGAATTGTGTCGGCAACACTTTTTTTCGTCTGGCAAATTTTCCGTGGTCTCAGAAACATTCGCGCATGTCATCGACTTTTGGAAGAAACCAAACTGTGATA AGTGCTTCAACAAACCCGTCTCGGATAATTCTACTTACGAACTTTCGGAGAACACGCAGAAATTTAACGTCCTGCTCAACGTTACGTTTCGTTGCATGAATGCCACG TATACCCGCACTGCAAACGCATCTAACGTGTGCGTCGCCTGCAGGAGCGCGTACGACGAGTTGAATAAGTTCTACGATTCACTTGTCAGAAAGAGCGACGATGGAGGAATCTGCTTTGATACTGTTGCGGCC ATGAATCGGACGCGCTTCCTGTGGGGCGCCAACCAGTGCTCCGAGCGTCACTACAACAACCTTCCCCTGTACATCACAGCCGGCTTTTTCATGCTGTTGGCCGTGCTCTACTACGTGTGCGCTTTCCTCCTGGTGAACCCCCGCAACACGCTGCTCGTACAAC GGAAGCTCTTTCAGAGGAGACGTACCACATCGTCAAGCGCCCAGAACACAGCGGCCAAACGACGAAGTACATTTTACGACAATGTCGTGGGGAACCCTCATAGCATTAATTCTTAG
- the LOC135389927 gene encoding protein DGCR6-like → MPFVVCLPVVCLPSHFFTVLCVLDKVYSITMAHYMPQMNTFPVPSSSNQMVTYSNVNAEELAKKELLQQRHYSLFSELQKMAADLPQKFQQRLPYELLSTLARSLLDDTVFEIVRGLKDIQLMDERALFQTRKAVCNTRQENMQLLLKKQKEQRETLLAAGESTIIVDLAHQKEREEQEKLFQEELNRVDMKIITKLDQCVSDQQVTLEKAGVPGFFVTNSPMEIQLQMCLLGFISRLSRP, encoded by the exons ATGCCGTTTGTTGTGTGTCTACCTGTTGTATgtcttcctagccattttttcactgtTTTATGTGTTCTGGACAAAGTTTACTCCATCACCATGGCACATTACATGCCACAAATGAACACCTTTCCCGTGCCAAGTAGTTCAAACCAGATGGTAACCTACAGCAATGTAAACGCTGAAGAATTAGCCAAGAAGGAGCTTCTCCAGCAAAGACACTATTCGTTGTTCAGTGAGCTCCAGAAAATGGCAGCTGATTTACCTCA GAAGTTTCAACAGCGTTTACCGTACGAGCTTCTGTCAACTCTGGCGCGTTCCCTGCTTGATGACACGGTCTTTGAGATCGTTCGTGGTTTGAAAGACATTCAACTCATGGACGAAAGAGCTCTATTCCAGACTAGAAAAGCAGTCTGTAACACACGACAAG AAAACATGCAACTCTTGCTGAAAAAGCAGAAAGAGCAGCGTGAAACCTTGCTGGCGGCGGGTGAGAGCACCATCATTGTGGACCTAGCACATCAGAAAGAACGAGAG GAGCAAGAGAAGCTGTTCCAGGAGGAGCTTAATCGAGTTGACATGAAGATCATTACCAAGCTCGACCAGTGT GTGAGTGACCAACAAGTTACTCTGGAGAAAGCGGGAGTTCCAGGATTCTTTGTGACCAATAGTCCCATGGAAATTCAACTTCAGATGTGTCTGCTGGGGTTCATCTCTCGGCTATCACGGCCCTGA